In a single window of the Arachis hypogaea cultivar Tifrunner chromosome 6, arahy.Tifrunner.gnm2.J5K5, whole genome shotgun sequence genome:
- the LOC112805724 gene encoding protein FAR1-RELATED SEQUENCE 5-like → MSIREDDVKNDSDNDLGDDFDYQPNAEDDAKDNDVDSLDSTIKSEEVCGVKRIADLMVEDIWSLEFRTEDEACQFYNAYSCWHGFIIRKDDVVRDNQGRIISRQLVCNKEGWRNMRYLNLDDRSREARSLTRTKCPAWLRVKLDYGCGRWKVSCFVESHNHDLTPPQFVHLVPTNRRLTVTDKVQVKNLHNFGVKTCHIMGYIAFQKGGYCQDGSTRKDMYNYIDRYRQSKIKNGDANSAINYLIGKSNNDPLFFGKYTFTSDERLEHIFWADGQSIIDYHCFGDIIAFDSTYKKNKYNKPLVIFSGCNHHRQTVIFGSGLLSDETIETYKWLLETFIEVMGGKSPKVVITDGDLAIQDAIKNVLPDATHRLCGWHLQRNARENIKNLNFLRDFKGLIYDNNDHRDFDRRWTAILEKDNLVGNTWMEKTYETRAMWSHCFLRDKFFGYIRTTSQCEGINSLIRFYVNCKNTLIDFMHNLDRALKEYRNNELIADFKSQCS, encoded by the coding sequence ATGTCCATAAGGGAGGATGATGTGAAGAATGATTCTGATAATGATTTGGGTGATGATTTCGATTATCAACCGAATGCAGAAGATGATGCTAAAGACAACGATGTAGACTCGCTGGATTCTACTATCAAGAGTGAAGAAGTTTGTGGTGTAAAAAGAATAGCAGATTTAATGGTGGAGGATATTTGGAGCCTGGAGTTTAGAACAGAGGATGAGGCTTGCCAATTTTACAATGCTTATTCTTGTTGGCATGGATTTATAATAAGGAAGGACGACGTGGTTAGGGATAATCAAGGTAGAATCATTAGTAGGCAACTTGTTTGTAACAAAGAGGGCTGGAGGAATATGAGGTATCTTAATCTGGATGATAGATCAAGGGAGGCAAGGTCACTAACGCGAACCAAGTGTCCAGCTTGGCTTAGGGTAAAGCTTGACTACGGCTGTGGTAGATGGAAGGTATCATGTTTTGTGGAATCGCACAACCACGATCTGACGCCACCCCAATTTGTGCATCTGGTACCGACCAATCGTCGTCTCACTGTCACTGATAAAGTCCAAGTgaaaaatcttcataattttggtGTCAAGACCTGCCATATTATGGGGTATATTGCGTTCCAGAAGGGTGGATATTGTCAAGATGGCTCCACACGCAAAGATATGTACAACTACATTGATCGTTATCGTCAGTCAAAAATTAAAAACGGGGATGCCAATTCAGCAATAAACTATTTGATTGGCAAGTCAAACAATGATCCGCTGTTCTTTGGAAAGTATACGTTCACTAGTGACGAAAGGCTCGAGCATATTTTTTGGGCAGATGGGCAGTCAATTATCGACTATCACTGCTTTGGAGATATTATTGCCTTTGATTCAACCTACAAGAAGAATAAATACAACAAGCCTTTGGTCATTTTCTCCGGATGCAATCATCACAGGCAGACTGTTATCTTCGGCTCCGGCTTATTATCCGACGAAACCATAGAGACGTATAAGTGGTTGTTGGAAACCTTTATTGAAGTGATGGGTGGAAAAAGTCCTAAAGTAGTAATAACTGACGGAGACCTTGCCATACAAGATGCAATCAAGAATGTTCTTCCTGATGCGACCCATCGGTTATGCGGATGGCATCTGCAGAGAAATGCGCGTGAAAATATAAAGAATCTGAATTTCCTGCGTGATTTTAAGGGTCTTATATACGACAACAACGACCACAGAGACTTTGATCGGAGATGGACAGCCATTTTGGAAAAGGACAACCTTGTTGGGAATACCTGGATGGAAAAGACGTACGAAACTCGTGCGATGTGGTCCCATTGTTTCCTCCGGGATAAGTTTTTCGGTTATATAAGGACGACGTCACAGTGCGAAGGTATAAATTCTCTCATCAGGTTTTATGTTAATTGCAAGAACACCCTCATTGACTTCATGCACAACCTGGATAGGGCCTTAAAGGAGTATAGAAACAACGAATTAATAGCTGACTTTAAGTCTCAGTGCTCATAG